GGTAGGGACGATGCCTCAGCTAGGGAGCTGGATCGAGGTGTTTACATATTCAAGATGGATATGGTTTCATCTTCCACGGACCTGCTCCCGGGCATGAGCCTGAGTCAGCTCGCCAAGAAATGCGTCACCGCCAACTTCTCGGACATAGCCTCGAAGGGGGGGAGACCCCTGATCTTCATGGCCTCGCTGGGCCTTCCCAGGGACCTGAGTGATGAGGAATTCTCATCCATCTTCAGGGGATTTGAGGAGGCGATGAGAAAGTACGGGACCTACTTGGTTGGAGGGGATCTCGGGGAGGCTAAGGAGCTCATCATATCTGGTTTCGCATTCGGTAGAGCTGAGGGAAGGCTTGTGGGAAGGGGAGGGGCCAGGCCCGGAGAAGTTGTGATGACGACCGGTGCCTTCGGATTGACCTGGCTGGGTTTCAAGCACCTCCTGGAGGGCCTGGAGCTGCCTGATCCGCTGAGGGAGGATGCCCTGAGGGCTGTGTACGAACCCGAGGCCAGGGTGGAGGAGGGGATAGTCATATCCCGTTACGCCACATCGACCGTTGATAGCAGCGACGGCCTGTACTGGTCCCTGAAGGAGCTCTCTAGGGCAAGTGGCCACGGGTTCCTTGTTGAGGAGATCCCGTTG
Above is a window of Candidatus Korarchaeota archaeon NZ13-K DNA encoding:
- the thiL gene encoding thiamine-phosphate kinase, producing MRAERELVDEIMRIVMEDPRELLRLGRDDASARELDRGVYIFKMDMVSSSTDLLPGMSLSQLAKKCVTANFSDIASKGGRPLIFMASLGLPRDLSDEEFSSIFRGFEEAMRKYGTYLVGGDLGEAKELIISGFAFGRAEGRLVGRGGARPGEVVMTTGAFGLTWLGFKHLLEGLELPDPLREDALRAVYEPEARVEEGIVISRYATSTVDSSDGLYWSLKELSRASGHGFLVEEIPLDERVRRYLSDRGMNPIEAAFHGGDEYEIVFTLREERVRDVMESLESLGLSPLRIGRVIEGEGIYLRTEEGIIEVPRGGWEHFR